The following are encoded in a window of Methanobrevibacter ruminantium M1 genomic DNA:
- a CDS encoding zinc ribbon domain-containing protein, which produces MEDDNLEFNELLNDLEPHIFNFILDNLSEVPSDLSKKEQIEFITSNYSQDTIDDLIDEYNTFEIEATETLDSLEDDIFGLVAMGLDVPEDDKEEQISYIITNYSKDKIEYAIYEAELKREIIAELEELDDEYFNLIVCHFNLSDEIGERETLINCIFDNYSISQMKTAIEIADKKMVFYNDMLGFDDDVFSFICFNYSSLDYNNLKALENKESRKDKAYYLISNYSPTELHQKASEFFAKIDLFNSLDSLDEVLFRILIKNMNAYSFFLDRLDIIYNLMINYSDYIIYIEMDKARESFKTYDELRNLEDIKLLFLANYLNAPEEMIENWIKVSDFDNNIFKDYDVNPKNHIISFYIDDEEEEKEEEPKVKRNNLFGINYFDINPLELSPKEEIAYYIYKNKSEEDIIEGLNSFPNVIVDSDGNLVEGMNDSISNSNLNNPADSDINDIDDSDNKESDNISSNDDSTVKVNIEGADDGKSDEVEVKISDDEDSDSTENLDESDKDSNSSEDLEETQASQAPEKDSSRPEVSKEEFTKMLNELDGDVFKILTKKLAIVENNKVSIIDHIVSNYNYYEIEDRIKLISFKKDHYVRLDALDDATFNIFLKEFSTVPNSFNRFEKIDYIINNYSYGYIESRLEMVLDDIREIKRSLADDDVFFEIATYFKLPLHATKEEQIDHLLINYDLIRVRKRIAFYEGKLHVEGLIRGIVDKNKIECPYCGAKIRKDAKYCTNCGEKLSININID; this is translated from the coding sequence ATGGAAGATGATAATTTAGAATTCAACGAGCTCTTGAATGACCTAGAGCCACATATTTTTAATTTTATTTTAGATAATCTCTCTGAAGTTCCATCCGATCTATCAAAAAAGGAACAGATAGAATTCATCACATCCAACTACAGCCAGGACACAATAGATGACCTGATAGACGAATACAATACATTTGAAATAGAGGCAACAGAAACTTTAGACTCTCTTGAAGATGATATCTTTGGTCTAGTTGCAATGGGCCTTGACGTTCCAGAGGACGACAAGGAGGAGCAGATTAGCTATATAATCACAAATTACTCCAAGGATAAGATAGAATACGCCATATATGAAGCTGAATTGAAAAGGGAAATCATAGCTGAACTGGAGGAATTGGATGATGAGTACTTCAATCTGATTGTTTGCCACTTCAACCTATCTGATGAGATTGGGGAAAGGGAAACCCTCATTAACTGCATTTTTGATAACTATTCAATAAGCCAAATGAAAACTGCAATTGAGATAGCAGATAAGAAGATGGTCTTCTATAATGATATGCTTGGATTTGATGATGACGTATTTTCATTCATATGCTTTAACTATTCCTCTCTAGACTATAATAACCTCAAGGCTTTGGAAAATAAAGAGAGCCGTAAGGATAAGGCATATTATCTTATTTCAAACTACTCTCCAACTGAGCTACACCAAAAGGCCAGTGAATTTTTTGCAAAGATAGACCTCTTCAACAGCCTGGACTCATTGGATGAGGTCTTATTTAGAATCCTTATAAAGAACATGAATGCATACAGCTTCTTTTTAGACCGCCTTGACATAATATATAACCTTATGATCAACTATTCAGACTATATCATTTATATTGAAATGGACAAGGCAAGGGAAAGCTTTAAGACCTATGATGAGCTTAGAAACCTGGAAGACATTAAGCTGCTGTTCCTTGCAAATTATCTCAATGCTCCAGAGGAAATGATAGAAAACTGGATAAAGGTCTCTGATTTTGACAATAATATCTTCAAGGACTATGACGTTAACCCAAAGAACCATATAATCAGCTTTTATATAGATGATGAAGAGGAAGAAAAAGAGGAAGAGCCTAAAGTAAAAAGAAACAATCTCTTTGGTATCAATTACTTTGACATAAATCCATTGGAATTGTCTCCAAAGGAAGAGATTGCCTATTATATCTATAAGAACAAGTCTGAGGAAGACATAATAGAAGGGCTTAATTCATTCCCTAATGTGATTGTGGACAGCGATGGCAATCTTGTAGAGGGCATGAATGATTCCATATCAAATTCTAATCTTAATAATCCTGCTGATAGTGATATTAATGATATAGATGATTCTGATAATAAAGAGAGTGATAATATTAGTTCTAATGATGATTCTACTGTAAAAGTAAATATTGAAGGAGCAGATGATGGAAAATCAGATGAAGTTGAAGTAAAAATTTCAGATGATGAAGATTCAGATTCTACTGAAAATTTAGATGAATCAGATAAAGATTCAAATTCTTCTGAAGACTTAGAAGAAACACAAGCTTCACAAGCACCTGAAAAAGATAGTTCACGTCCTGAAGTATCTAAAGAAGAATTTACAAAGATGCTAAATGAATTGGATGGGGACGTATTCAAGATTCTAACTAAAAAGCTAGCAATTGTAGAAAACAATAAGGTATCTATCATAGACCATATCGTATCTAACTACAACTACTACGAAATAGAAGATAGAATCAAGCTTATCTCATTTAAAAAGGACCACTATGTTCGTTTAGATGCCTTGGATGATGCCACATTCAACATATTCTTGAAAGAGTTTTCAACTGTTCCTAATTCATTCAATCGCTTTGAAAAGATAGACTATATCATAAACAACTATTCCTATGGCTATATAGAATCCAGATTGGAGATGGTTCTAGATGACATTAGAGAGATAAAAAGATCATTAGCCGATGATGATGTCTTCTTTGAGATAGCCACATACTTTAAATTGCCTCTCCATGCCACTAAGGAAGAGCAGATCGATCACCTTCTAATCAATTATGACTTGATTAGAGTTCGAAAAAGAATCGCTTTCTATGAGGGCAAGCTTCACGTAGAAGGCTTAATTAGGGGCATAGTTGATAAAAACAAGATAGAATGTCCTTATTGTGGTGCTAAGATTAGAAAAGATGCTAAATACTGTACCAATTGCGGTGAAAAGCTAAGCATTAACATTAATATTGATTAA